Proteins from a single region of Streptomyces sp. HUAS 15-9:
- a CDS encoding hydrogenase maturation protease produces MRTHGRIVVIGVGNDFRHDDGVGWAVLAQLRERVRERPLPPGTVLATCDGDPARLIGLWEGAALAVVVDAAHAHPGTPGRVHRLALDAGTVTRPSSTSSHGLGLGEAVELARVLGLLPDQLVVYAVEGAETSFGRGLSPAVAAAVDTLADTVETEVARHWDTMVGRPA; encoded by the coding sequence ATGAGGACCCACGGACGAATCGTCGTCATCGGTGTCGGCAACGACTTCCGGCACGACGACGGCGTGGGCTGGGCCGTGCTGGCACAGCTGCGGGAGCGGGTCCGTGAACGGCCGCTGCCGCCCGGCACCGTGCTCGCGACCTGCGACGGTGACCCCGCGCGGTTGATCGGCCTGTGGGAGGGAGCCGCCCTCGCCGTGGTCGTGGATGCCGCCCACGCACATCCCGGCACCCCCGGGCGCGTGCACCGCCTCGCGCTCGACGCCGGGACCGTCACCCGTCCGTCAAGCACCAGTTCGCACGGGCTGGGGCTGGGCGAGGCCGTTGAACTCGCCCGTGTACTGGGCCTGTTGCCCGATCAGCTCGTCGTGTACGCCGTGGAAGGCGCCGAGACCTCGTTCGGTCGCGGTCTCTCCCCCGCAGTCGCCGCGGCCGTGGACACGCTCGCCGACACCGTCGAGACCGAGGTCGCACGGCACTGGGACACCATGGTCGGGAGGCCCGCATGA
- a CDS encoding universal stress protein, protein MLRPVVVGLDGSRESLAAAEWAAGEALLRGLPLRLVHAWEGLPSDASQLPELEAPHYWARRILRGAMDQLNERHPQVYLSAEQIARPAADALVEAGAEAELLVLGSRAFSGLGGFMAGSVALATVARVTRPVVLVRAGRTAEDDHLPNDEGRPSVHTPYRDVVVGVDTAHPCGELIAFAFESASMRSAPLLVVHAWHVPYAPAAEAAAMSLAAQRTAEQELARALQPWRQKYPTVEVRTLVEHERPAQQLLHAAQDAGLLVVGRRSRPARLGARTGPVAHAVMHHVRCPVVIVPHD, encoded by the coding sequence GTGCTTCGCCCCGTTGTCGTAGGTCTGGACGGTTCACGTGAGAGCCTCGCTGCCGCCGAGTGGGCGGCCGGGGAGGCATTGCTGCGCGGACTGCCGCTGCGTCTTGTGCACGCGTGGGAGGGCCTGCCTTCCGACGCGTCCCAGCTGCCCGAACTCGAAGCGCCGCACTACTGGGCGCGGCGGATCCTGCGCGGGGCCATGGACCAGCTCAACGAGCGCCACCCGCAGGTCTATCTCAGTGCCGAGCAGATCGCCCGCCCCGCGGCGGACGCACTCGTCGAGGCGGGTGCGGAGGCCGAGCTTCTGGTCCTGGGCAGCCGGGCGTTCAGCGGGCTCGGCGGCTTCATGGCCGGCTCGGTGGCGCTCGCGACGGTGGCTCGGGTGACCCGGCCCGTCGTGCTCGTACGGGCCGGCCGGACCGCCGAGGACGACCATCTGCCGAACGACGAGGGGCGACCGTCGGTGCACACTCCGTACCGCGACGTGGTCGTCGGTGTGGACACCGCCCATCCGTGCGGGGAGCTCATCGCATTCGCCTTCGAGAGCGCGTCGATGCGCTCCGCGCCGCTGCTGGTCGTGCACGCATGGCACGTTCCCTACGCTCCGGCCGCGGAGGCCGCCGCGATGAGCCTCGCCGCGCAGCGGACCGCCGAACAGGAGTTGGCCCGCGCTCTCCAGCCATGGCGGCAGAAGTACCCGACGGTGGAGGTCCGGACGCTGGTGGAGCACGAGCGCCCGGCACAGCAGTTGTTGCATGCCGCGCAGGACGCCGGCCTGCTGGTCGTCGGCCGCAGGAGCCGTCCTGCCAGGCTCGGCGCGCGCACCGGGCCGGTCGCGCACGCGGTGATGCACCACGTCCGCTGCCCGGTCGTGATCGTCCCGCACGACTGA
- a CDS encoding 4Fe-4S dicluster domain-containing protein — translation MTATAAPAVLDRDGLDALVSALAAQGRTVVAPTVRDGAIVLAELDSADLLPFGWGAELDAGRYRLVRRQDGAAFAHSAGPQSWKTWLHPQRERLWSADRTSEGGLEFTPGIREAPSYAFLGVRPCDLRAIAIQDRVLTAGRYTDGGYGARRERALLIAAECTEPGATCFCVSTGGGPAADPGYDLALTEVIDADGHRFLVRVGSEEGARLLQQVPHRVADPVTQDAARSSVNAARDRMGRSLPPVDVRTLLGASPEAVRWDDVAERCLTCGNCTMVCPTCFCTTTEEVTDLTGDHTERWQRWDSCFDLDFSYLHGGPVRTSGRSRYRQWLTHKLSTWHDQFGTSGCVGCGRCIAWCPAGIDITEEVAALNDEHRAHHGTDEER, via the coding sequence ATGACCGCCACCGCAGCCCCGGCCGTGCTCGACCGGGACGGCCTGGACGCCCTGGTCTCGGCCCTGGCGGCGCAGGGACGGACCGTCGTCGCACCGACCGTACGCGACGGCGCGATCGTGCTGGCCGAGCTGGACTCGGCGGATCTGCTGCCCTTCGGCTGGGGTGCCGAGCTGGACGCCGGACGCTACCGGCTGGTGCGCCGACAGGACGGGGCCGCCTTCGCACACAGTGCGGGCCCACAGTCATGGAAGACCTGGCTGCACCCGCAGCGGGAACGGTTGTGGAGCGCCGATCGAACCTCGGAGGGCGGCCTCGAGTTCACCCCCGGCATCCGCGAGGCGCCGTCGTACGCTTTCCTCGGGGTGCGCCCCTGCGACTTGCGGGCCATCGCGATCCAGGACCGCGTCCTGACCGCGGGACGGTACACGGACGGCGGCTACGGTGCGCGCCGCGAGCGTGCGCTGCTGATCGCCGCGGAGTGCACCGAGCCGGGCGCGACCTGCTTCTGCGTGTCCACCGGGGGCGGGCCCGCCGCCGACCCGGGCTACGACCTGGCGCTGACCGAGGTGATCGACGCCGACGGCCACCGCTTCCTGGTGCGGGTCGGCAGCGAGGAGGGCGCCCGGCTGCTTCAGCAGGTGCCGCACCGCGTGGCCGACCCGGTGACACAGGATGCCGCGCGCTCCTCGGTGAACGCCGCCCGCGACCGCATGGGCCGTTCGCTGCCGCCGGTCGACGTGCGCACGCTGCTGGGCGCAAGCCCGGAGGCGGTCCGCTGGGACGATGTCGCCGAGCGATGTCTGACCTGCGGCAACTGCACCATGGTGTGTCCCACCTGCTTCTGCACCACCACGGAGGAGGTCACCGATCTCACCGGTGACCACACCGAGCGCTGGCAGCGCTGGGACTCCTGCTTCGACCTGGACTTCTCCTACCTGCACGGCGGCCCGGTCCGCACCTCGGGCCGCAGCCGCTACCGGCAGTGGCTCACCCACAAACTCTCCACCTGGCACGACCAGTTCGGCACGTCCGGGTGCGTCGGCTGCGGCCGCTGCATCGCCTGGTGCCCGGCCGGCATCGACATCACCGAGGAAGTGGCCGCGCTGAACGACGAACACCGCGCCCACCACGGAACGGATGAGGAGCGATGA
- a CDS encoding FAD/NAD(P)-binding protein — protein sequence MTDVPVPHRVVARRRETADTVTLHIEPVGAALGDFAPGQFAMVHCFGRGEIPVSVSSVQSTGGVAHTIRAVGAVSAGLCEARVGDVLGVRGPYGTGWELPRAGGKDVVVIAGGIGLAPLRPLILRALAEPAAYRRVNVLVGARTPDDLIARQETQGWATAFTGVTVDRPDEEWQGDVGLVTELLDRASFDPPDTWAFVCGPEPMIRATARDLAFRGVSRERIRVSLERNMRCATGRCGHCQLGPVLLCRSGPVIDWAAAEPLLSVREL from the coding sequence ATGACAGACGTCCCGGTGCCGCACCGGGTCGTCGCCCGCCGGCGCGAGACCGCGGACACCGTCACGCTGCACATCGAGCCGGTCGGCGCGGCGCTGGGCGACTTCGCACCGGGGCAGTTCGCGATGGTGCACTGCTTCGGCCGCGGCGAGATCCCCGTGTCGGTCAGTTCCGTGCAGTCCACCGGAGGCGTCGCGCACACGATCCGGGCGGTGGGCGCCGTCTCCGCCGGCCTGTGCGAGGCGCGGGTCGGCGACGTGCTCGGGGTGCGCGGACCGTACGGCACCGGCTGGGAGCTGCCGCGGGCGGGCGGGAAGGACGTGGTGGTGATCGCGGGCGGCATCGGGCTCGCGCCCCTGCGGCCGCTGATCCTGCGCGCGCTGGCCGAACCGGCGGCGTACCGCAGGGTCAACGTGTTGGTCGGGGCACGCACCCCGGACGATCTGATCGCCCGCCAGGAGACGCAGGGCTGGGCAACGGCGTTCACCGGCGTCACCGTCGACCGTCCCGACGAGGAGTGGCAGGGGGACGTGGGTCTGGTCACCGAACTGCTGGACCGGGCGTCCTTCGACCCCCCGGACACCTGGGCGTTCGTCTGCGGGCCCGAGCCGATGATCCGGGCCACGGCCCGTGACCTCGCCTTCCGCGGGGTGTCCCGGGAGCGGATCCGGGTCTCGCTGGAACGGAACATGCGGTGCGCGACCGGGCGCTGCGGACACTGCCAGCTGGGTCCGGTACTGCTGTGCCGGTCCGGGCCGGTCATCGACTGGGCCGCAGCCGAACCCCTGCTCTCGGTAAGGGAGTTGTGA
- a CDS encoding cyclic nucleotide-binding domain-containing protein: MTPSIALRVNHALPAEHRDRLLHVGREAALPQDTRLFEEGGRADRFWIVRDGTVALDLHVPGRRAPIVETLGTGDLVGWSWLFEPYIWQFGARALTPVRAYEFDAVAVRLMWEDDAELGRALGHWVGRVLAHRLHASRTRLLDLYGPHGGGGAR; this comes from the coding sequence ATGACCCCCTCGATCGCCCTGCGCGTCAACCACGCCCTGCCCGCCGAGCATCGCGACCGCCTGCTGCATGTCGGCCGAGAGGCCGCGCTCCCGCAAGACACCCGCCTCTTCGAGGAGGGCGGCCGGGCCGACCGCTTCTGGATCGTCCGGGACGGCACCGTCGCCCTCGACCTGCATGTCCCCGGGCGCCGCGCCCCGATCGTGGAGACGCTGGGCACCGGCGACCTCGTCGGATGGTCCTGGCTGTTCGAGCCGTACATCTGGCAGTTCGGCGCACGGGCCCTGACGCCGGTGCGCGCCTACGAGTTCGACGCCGTCGCCGTGCGGCTGATGTGGGAGGACGACGCCGAGCTCGGCCGCGCGCTCGGTCACTGGGTCGGCCGGGTCCTGGCCCATCGGCTGCACGCTTCGCGCACCCGGCTGCTCGACCTGTACGGGCCCCACGGCGGCGGGGGTGCGCGATGA
- a CDS encoding Rv1733c family protein — MGTGRRTKRLLWRWRANRLRRRADVLEAWLVLAVWTLIAVGGTLAGVLTARAADDVFAQQRAERTPVRAVLLTDAPRADVESYRALVQVRWTSAGGSTHTGRTLVDGGRKAGSTVVLWTNTQGNLTTRPPSRTDAAIEAGFLGAASALAVTGVAFGAGGAARLWLDRRRIDEWGKEWDLVGPQWGHKTG, encoded by the coding sequence ATGGGTACAGGCAGGCGAACGAAGAGGTTGCTTTGGCGGTGGCGGGCCAACCGGCTGCGCAGGCGCGCCGACGTTCTCGAGGCGTGGCTCGTGCTGGCCGTCTGGACGCTCATCGCGGTGGGCGGAACCCTCGCCGGTGTGCTGACAGCCCGGGCCGCGGACGACGTCTTCGCGCAGCAACGCGCCGAGCGCACCCCCGTACGGGCCGTACTCCTCACGGACGCGCCGAGAGCCGACGTGGAGAGCTATCGGGCGCTGGTGCAGGTCCGCTGGACCAGCGCGGGCGGGTCCACCCACACCGGCAGGACCCTGGTGGACGGCGGGCGCAAGGCCGGATCCACGGTGGTGCTCTGGACGAACACGCAGGGGAACCTCACCACCCGACCGCCGAGCCGCACGGATGCGGCCATCGAGGCGGGATTCCTGGGAGCCGCGTCCGCGCTCGCTGTTACCGGTGTGGCGTTCGGTGCCGGGGGCGCCGCACGCTTGTGGCTGGACCGGCGGCGTATCGACGAGTGGGGCAAGGAGTGGGATCTGGTCGGTCCGCAGTGGGGTCACAAGACGGGCTGA
- a CDS encoding Hsp20/alpha crystallin family protein: MTGMIERLPGWPTLPDLFGWVESGFPGAHTVPGLHGIRIEEHLADENYVLRAELPGIDPAKDVEITVTESVLTLRAERSGETTQKHRTEFHYGTFARSVRLPAGAKGDEATAEYRDGVLTVTIPVPETKTGTKTIPVRYG; the protein is encoded by the coding sequence ATGACTGGCATGATCGAGCGGCTGCCGGGCTGGCCGACCCTGCCCGACCTGTTCGGCTGGGTCGAGTCCGGCTTCCCCGGGGCGCATACGGTCCCCGGACTGCACGGCATCCGCATCGAAGAGCACCTGGCGGACGAGAACTACGTGCTGCGGGCGGAGCTCCCGGGCATCGACCCCGCCAAGGATGTCGAAATCACCGTCACGGAAAGCGTTCTGACCCTACGGGCGGAGCGCAGTGGGGAGACGACGCAGAAGCACCGCACGGAGTTCCACTACGGGACCTTCGCCCGCTCCGTCCGGCTGCCGGCCGGGGCCAAGGGCGACGAGGCCACTGCCGAGTACAGGGACGGTGTCCTGACCGTCACGATCCCGGTGCCCGAGACGAAGACGGGCACGAAGACCATCCCGGTGCGGTACGGCTGA
- a CDS encoding phosphoribosyltransferase produces the protein MRFEDRTDAARRPARRLEYLRRQDVVALGQPRDGVPVAFEVARELHAPLHVLVVRKLGVPWQPEPAFDAVGGNGVRLLKDDVIELTRLGPARQRTVERTQRAALERLVARYWRNRSPVPVARRTGRGGGRRAGHRRHRRGRVPGRAWSGRGPDRACRAGRTGADADPSAPGGRPAGLSAAPRFFGSVGSWYHDFAQVGAAEVTDLLARAARPARPSASPSAADPPPANREIEVPPRGAFGWPHGSTARRGTARRGVRARQRQQQPQARNRESTFGPHRRRAGPDRRPR, from the coding sequence GTGCGTTTCGAGGACCGTACGGATGCCGCGCGCCGGCCGGCCCGGCGTCTGGAGTACCTGCGCCGCCAGGACGTCGTGGCGCTCGGACAGCCGCGGGACGGGGTGCCCGTGGCCTTCGAGGTGGCGCGGGAGCTCCACGCCCCGCTGCACGTCCTGGTGGTGCGCAAGCTGGGCGTGCCCTGGCAGCCCGAGCCGGCTTTCGATGCCGTCGGGGGGAACGGGGTGCGCCTGCTCAAAGACGACGTGATCGAGCTGACCCGGCTGGGCCCGGCCCGACAGCGGACGGTGGAGCGGACGCAGCGGGCCGCCTTGGAACGCCTGGTGGCCCGCTACTGGCGCAACCGTTCACCCGTCCCCGTGGCCAGGCGGACCGGTCGTGGTGGTGGACGACGGGCTGGCCACCGGCGCCACCGCCGAGGCCGCGTGCCGGGTCGTGCGTGGTCAGGGCGTGGTCCGGACCGGGCTTGCCGTGCCGGTCGGACCGGAGCGGACGCTGATCCGTCTGCACCGGGCGGCCGACCGGCTGGTTTGTCTGCAGCACCACGCTTCTTCGGCTCGGTCGGCTCCTGGTACCACGACTTCGCGCAGGTCGGCGCCGCAGAGGTCACCGACCTGCTGGCTCGGGCCGCTCGCCCCGCACGGCCCTCTGCGTCACCGTCCGCCGCCGATCCCCCGCCCGCGAACCGGGAGATCGAGGTGCCCCCCCGGGGCGCGTTCGGCTGGCCGCACGGTTCTACTGCCCGACGCGGCACCGCCCGTCGTGGCGTTCGCGCACGGCAGCGGCAGCAGCAGCCACAGGCCCGCAACCGGGAGAGCACTTTCGGGCCGCACCGTCGTCGTGCCGGTCCGGATCGCCGACCGCGATGA
- a CDS encoding HypC/HybG/HupF family hydrogenase formation chaperone, whose product MCLGIPGRILEIHDDAGLRMATADFGGVRREVCLSCTPEADVGSYVIVHVGFAITQIDEEEAGRTLQVLRAMADAVEGELGEPLP is encoded by the coding sequence ATGTGCCTGGGCATCCCGGGACGCATCCTGGAGATCCACGACGACGCCGGGCTGCGGATGGCCACTGCCGACTTCGGCGGCGTACGGCGCGAGGTCTGCCTGAGCTGCACGCCCGAGGCGGATGTCGGGTCGTACGTCATCGTGCACGTCGGCTTCGCGATCACGCAGATCGACGAGGAGGAGGCCGGGCGGACCCTGCAGGTGCTGCGGGCGATGGCGGACGCGGTCGAGGGCGAGCTGGGCGAACCGCTGCCCTGA
- a CDS encoding Acg family FMN-binding oxidoreductase: MRSVPLDAETLEACIAAAVAAPSFFNTQPWRFRLDPDIPAFEVRAAPQRSLRHADPVGRALHLSVGASVFNLRVAVSHFGWSPVVRLLPRPEEPGLLATVRPAGSKSLHTAECRGDLYSAIWRRHSSRFPFSGTPLPAQARAELADAAHTEGASLTFPEVAETVRLLRVTEEAEHRNRADADRGTESRRWVHRESDDPFDAGLPQTALGPQDARERIPMRDFTAARHPGRLSAQDFETAPAVALLRTEHDRRTDWLRAGEALEHVLLVATALGLRASLLHQPMEWPDLRRFLSPEPDHTGHAQMLIRLGYGREGPATPRRAPQAVLDAERPNR, from the coding sequence ATGCGATCCGTGCCTCTCGACGCCGAGACCCTGGAAGCCTGCATCGCGGCCGCCGTGGCTGCGCCCTCGTTCTTCAACACCCAGCCCTGGCGCTTCAGGCTGGACCCCGATATCCCCGCCTTCGAGGTGCGCGCGGCACCGCAGCGGAGCCTGCGTCATGCGGATCCGGTCGGACGGGCGCTCCATCTGTCGGTGGGCGCGTCCGTCTTCAATCTCCGCGTCGCGGTGTCCCACTTCGGCTGGTCGCCCGTCGTGCGGCTGCTGCCCCGCCCCGAAGAGCCCGGCCTGCTCGCCACCGTCCGGCCCGCGGGATCAAAGAGCCTGCACACCGCCGAATGCCGTGGCGATCTCTACTCGGCGATCTGGCGCAGGCACAGCAGTCGCTTCCCGTTCTCCGGCACACCACTGCCGGCGCAGGCACGCGCCGAACTCGCCGACGCCGCCCACACGGAAGGCGCCTCACTGACCTTCCCCGAGGTCGCCGAGACGGTACGTCTGCTGCGCGTGACCGAGGAGGCCGAGCACCGCAATCGCGCCGACGCCGACCGCGGCACGGAGAGCCGCCGCTGGGTGCACCGGGAGTCGGACGATCCGTTCGACGCCGGCCTCCCGCAGACGGCGCTCGGCCCGCAGGACGCGCGCGAACGCATTCCCATGCGGGACTTCACCGCCGCACGGCACCCCGGGCGGCTGTCGGCCCAGGACTTCGAGACCGCCCCGGCCGTCGCCCTGCTCAGGACCGAGCACGACCGTCGCACGGACTGGCTGCGCGCAGGAGAGGCACTCGAGCACGTCCTGCTGGTGGCCACGGCCCTCGGACTGCGTGCGTCCCTGCTGCACCAGCCGATGGAATGGCCCGACCTGCGCCGCTTCCTGAGCCCGGAACCCGACCACACCGGTCACGCGCAGATGCTGATCCGCCTCGGCTACGGCCGGGAGGGCCCCGCCACCCCGCGGCGCGCCCCGCAGGCGGTACTGGACGCGGAGAGGCCGAACCGATAG
- the hypF gene encoding carbamoyltransferase HypF, with product MTTRHFHVDGVVQGVGFRPFVYRTAAELGLDGWVANVNGHVEGEVCGPPRAIEEFAARLRTDAPTLARVRRVLLAESNRSAYRRGFEVRHSAPDDAGTAVREVPPDAAICDACLHELNDPRDRRHRYPFINCTDCGPRATIIEDLPYDRVRTTMRRFPLCTACAAEYADPGNRRFHAEPVACPACGPRLAWEDLRGEEALQAAVEAVGAGRIVAVKGLGGYQLVCDATDARAVAELRLRKHRLAKPFAVMVRDVAAAMRLARVGATELDALASPERPVVLLARRPSRAAPPLAPEVHPGLRRVGLFLPTTGLHHLLLDALARPLVVTSGNLSDEPIAVHDSDARATLAGVADGFLTHDRPIRSRYDDSVVQFAGRIRITVRRARGLAPAALPLAAHRPLAGVGAHLKHTVTLAADGRAHLGPHTGDLADLATHDAFLASYDHLRHLTGIEPQVLAHDLHPGYLSTQWARAQPLPRIPVQHHHAHVAACAAEHGVRGPFLGIAYDGLGLGDDGTLWGGELLVATLTGYRRVGRFATAPLPGGDAAVRHPSRTALGHLLGTEALGSPRPSPSLARAFTERLDPGETAAVRAMVARNVNCPRASSAGRLFDAAASLLGLTDRVSYEGEAAVLLEAAAGDEHAVPLAHRVVRVDGVWVYDSAPTLTDLLRRRLDGEPVARLAAAFHLTLAVVTADLAARAVTDGAPRTVCLGGGCFVNRRLLTEVKRRLQAQGLRVLVGGQVPVGDGGISYGQAAVAAARLAGEE from the coding sequence ATGACCACCCGGCACTTCCACGTCGACGGCGTCGTCCAAGGCGTAGGCTTCCGGCCGTTCGTGTACCGCACGGCGGCGGAGCTGGGTCTGGACGGCTGGGTGGCCAACGTCAACGGACATGTCGAGGGCGAGGTGTGTGGACCGCCCCGGGCGATCGAGGAGTTCGCGGCCCGGCTGCGCACCGACGCCCCGACGCTGGCCCGGGTGCGCCGGGTGCTGCTGGCCGAGAGCAACCGATCTGCGTACAGGCGCGGTTTCGAGGTCCGCCACAGCGCACCCGACGACGCGGGCACGGCGGTGCGCGAGGTGCCGCCGGACGCGGCGATCTGCGACGCCTGCCTGCACGAACTGAACGATCCACGCGACCGGCGGCACCGCTACCCGTTCATCAACTGCACGGACTGCGGCCCGCGCGCCACGATCATCGAGGACCTGCCGTACGACCGGGTCCGCACGACGATGCGCCGCTTCCCGTTGTGCACCGCCTGCGCCGCCGAGTACGCCGACCCCGGCAACCGGCGCTTTCACGCCGAGCCCGTCGCCTGTCCAGCCTGTGGGCCGCGGCTCGCCTGGGAGGACCTGCGCGGCGAGGAGGCACTGCAAGCGGCGGTCGAGGCAGTCGGCGCGGGCCGGATCGTCGCGGTCAAAGGGCTCGGCGGCTACCAACTGGTGTGCGATGCCACGGATGCGCGGGCGGTGGCCGAGCTGCGGCTCCGCAAGCACCGTCTGGCGAAACCGTTCGCCGTGATGGTCCGCGACGTCGCGGCGGCGATGCGGCTGGCCCGTGTCGGGGCCACGGAGCTGGACGCCCTGGCCTCCCCCGAGCGGCCCGTGGTGCTGCTGGCGCGCCGGCCATCGCGGGCTGCCCCACCACTCGCTCCCGAGGTGCACCCCGGGCTGCGGCGCGTCGGGCTGTTCCTGCCCACCACGGGCCTGCATCACCTCCTGCTCGACGCCTTGGCCCGGCCGCTGGTGGTTACCAGCGGCAACCTCAGCGACGAGCCGATCGCCGTGCACGACTCCGACGCCCGCGCGACTCTGGCCGGTGTCGCGGACGGCTTCCTCACCCACGACCGTCCGATCCGCTCCCGCTACGACGACTCGGTGGTGCAGTTCGCCGGCCGGATCCGCATCACTGTCCGCCGGGCCCGCGGGCTGGCCCCCGCCGCGCTGCCGCTCGCCGCCCACCGGCCGCTCGCCGGCGTCGGCGCCCACCTCAAGCACACCGTGACCCTGGCCGCCGACGGCCGCGCCCACCTCGGACCGCACACGGGCGACCTGGCCGACCTGGCGACTCACGATGCGTTCCTGGCGTCGTACGACCATCTCAGGCACCTGACCGGGATCGAACCGCAGGTCCTGGCCCACGATCTGCATCCCGGCTACCTGTCGACGCAGTGGGCCCGCGCGCAGCCGCTGCCCCGCATCCCGGTGCAGCACCACCACGCGCACGTGGCCGCCTGCGCGGCCGAGCACGGGGTGCGTGGCCCTTTCCTCGGCATCGCCTACGACGGGCTGGGGCTGGGTGACGACGGCACCCTGTGGGGCGGGGAACTCCTTGTCGCCACGCTGACCGGGTACCGCCGCGTGGGCAGGTTCGCGACCGCCCCCCTGCCCGGCGGCGACGCAGCAGTGCGCCATCCTTCCCGCACGGCACTCGGCCATCTGCTGGGCACCGAGGCGCTCGGCTCACCACGCCCGTCCCCGTCCCTCGCCCGGGCCTTCACGGAACGGCTCGATCCGGGCGAGACGGCCGCCGTGCGCGCGATGGTCGCCCGGAACGTCAACTGCCCGCGCGCCTCCAGCGCCGGACGGCTCTTCGACGCTGCCGCCTCGCTGCTCGGCCTGACGGACCGGGTGAGTTACGAGGGTGAGGCGGCCGTCCTGCTGGAGGCGGCGGCCGGTGACGAGCACGCGGTTCCACTCGCCCACCGCGTGGTGCGCGTGGACGGAGTATGGGTGTACGACTCCGCGCCGACCCTGACGGACCTGCTTCGCCGACGGCTCGACGGCGAGCCCGTTGCCCGGCTGGCCGCGGCCTTTCATCTGACGCTGGCGGTCGTCACCGCCGATCTCGCCGCCCGGGCCGTGACCGACGGCGCGCCGCGCACGGTGTGCCTGGGCGGCGGCTGCTTCGTCAACCGGCGGCTGCTGACGGAGGTGAAGCGGCGATTGCAGGCCCAGGGTCTCAGGGTGCTGGTCGGCGGTCAGGTACCCGTCGGGGACGGCGGGATCAGCTACGGGCAGGCGGCGGTCGCCGCCGCACGTCTGGCCGGGGAGGAGTGA
- a CDS encoding NAD(P) transhydrogenase subunit alpha encodes MLSVEVISKVPATLHTPLMSGSNSVPGIVVIGAKLIAAELHTWLGHILAFAAMAFGAMNVVCGYVVTDRTPHRGGDPGHGAGGERVAAAGRARVVHQVRPRPRPGTRAVEGQLPEPPGDRVVEQPVQRLLRDRRPAEPGDHGVPVEQPRGQAAQQDGVRHGSAEVAYGECGGRDRESMAREIREAQVAHGARRVDQH; translated from the coding sequence GTGCTGAGCGTCGAGGTCATCAGCAAGGTCCCCGCGACCCTGCACACACCCCTGATGTCCGGCTCGAACTCCGTGCCCGGCATCGTCGTCATCGGCGCGAAGCTGATCGCGGCCGAGCTGCACACCTGGCTCGGCCACATCCTCGCTTTCGCGGCCATGGCGTTCGGCGCGATGAACGTCGTCTGCGGGTACGTCGTCACCGACCGGACGCCACACCGTGGCGGCGATCCCGGCCACGGCGCCGGCGGAGAGCGTGTTGCCGCGGCGGGCCGTGCGCGGGTGGTTCATCAGGTGCGGCCGAGGCCGCGGCCGGGAACCCGGGCTGTGGAAGGTCAGCTCCCCGAGCCGCCCGGCGATCGCGTCGTCGAACAGCCGGTGCAGCGACTCCTTCGAGATCGCCGGCCCGCCGAGCCCGGCGACCACGGTGTGCCCGTCGAGCAGCCGCGCGGCCAGGCCGCCCAGCAGGACGGCGTTCGGCACGGGTCGGCCGAAGTGGCGTATGGCGAGTGCGGTGGCCGGGACCGTGAGAGCATGGCTCGCGAGATCCGCGAGGCCCAGGTCGCCCACGGGGCGCGGCGAGTTGATCAGCACTGA
- a CDS encoding 2-oxoacid:acceptor oxidoreductase family protein yields the protein MEDRHTQAFPSFGSERTGAPVVSFCRIDDWPIQVREPVTRPDALLVQHPTLLHQVNSSKGCGPAADQC from the coding sequence ATGGAGGACCGCCACACGCAGGCGTTCCCGAGCTTCGGATCGGAACGGACGGGGGCACCGGTCGTGTCATTCTGCCGGATCGACGACTGGCCGATCCAGGTGCGCGAGCCCGTCACCCGGCCCGATGCGCTGCTGGTCCAGCATCCCACGCTGCTACACCAGGTGAACTCTTCGAAGGGTTGCGGCCCGGCGGCGGATCAGTGCTGA